One genomic region from Enoplosus armatus isolate fEnoArm2 chromosome 17, fEnoArm2.hap1, whole genome shotgun sequence encodes:
- the prkcsh gene encoding glucosidase 2 subunit beta, whose product MMSCQYLVLLLLSVGVSAVEVQRPRGVPLSKRQFYEEGKPFTCLDGSRTIPFDRVNDDYCDCQDGSDEPGTAACPNGSFHCTNAGFRPGFIPSSRINDGICDCCDTTDEYNSGAACQNTCRELGRKEKESLQKIAEIAKEGFLLKQQLILEAKRGLEEKKAKLADVQASKKDMEEMVEALRTVKETAEQPEKEAKERHLKAWEDEKAVIRMEKDKARMAEVFLELDDNADGLVSVDELMSHSELKPDSDGPFTEGEAQGLLGGVDKVDTVAFESVWNNIKEKYISEATADTPAPVETPQEEVREPVPDNDSEQYPEDDIPEEEEDDDEEDEDDDPDERDYKVSPQKKKDDDDEGSMPPYDQETQSLIDAAQKARAEFDEAERALREVDDQIRNLEKEISFDFGPSAEFAHLYSQCYELSTSEYIYRLCPFNRVSQKPKYGGSETNLGTWGKWAGPEDNIYSVMKYEHGTGCWQGPNRSTTVKLTCGKETVVTSTSEPSRCEYLMEFISPAVCQEPPNVDSINHEHEEL is encoded by the exons ATGATGTCCTGTCAGTACctcgtcctgctgctgctcagtgtggGAGTCTCAGCGGTGGAAGTCCAACGTCCTCGAGGCGTCCCTTTATCAA AACGGCAGTTCTATGAAGAGGGCAAACCTTTTACTTGCCTGGATGGCTCCCGCACTATTCCCTTTGACAGAGTAAATGATGACTACTGTGATTGCCAGGACGGCTCTGATGAGCCAG GCACTGCTGCTTGTCCCAACGGCAGCTTCCACTGCACCAATGCAGGTTTCCGACCAGGCTTCATCCCTTCCTCCCGCATTAATGACGGAATCTGTG ACTGCTGTGACACAACAGATGAGTACAACAGTGGTGCTGCCTGTCAGAACACCTGCAG GGAGTTGGGGCGCAAAGAGAAGGAGAGCCTGCAGAAGATAGCAGAGATTGCTAAGGAGGGCTTTCTGCTTAAACAACAACTTATTCTTGAGGCCAAGAGGGGCCTAGAGGAAAAGAAG GCCAAACTTGCAGATGTTCAGGCCAGTAAGAAGGATATGGAAGAGATGGTGGAGGCTCTGAGAACTGTAAAGGAGACTGCAGAGCAGCCAGAGAAAGAAGCCAAAGAGCGCCATCTGAAGGCCTGGGAAG atgAAAAAGCTGTTATTCGCATGGAGAAGGACAAGGCTAGAATGGCTGAGGTGTTTCTTGAACTGGATGATAATGCAGATGGCTT GGTCTCAGTGGATGAGCTTATGTCCCATTCTGAGTTGAAACCAGATTCAGACGGCCCATTCACAGAAGGAGAGGCTCAg GGATTGTTGGGAGGAGTGGACAAAGTGGACACAGTAGCATTTGAGTCTGTGTGGAATAAcatcaaagaaaaatacatatcAGAG GCCACTGCAGACACCCCAGCACCAGTGGAGACTCCACAGGAAGAGGTGAGGGAGCCGGTCCCTGACAATGACTCTGAGCAATACCCTGAAGATGACAtcccagaggaagaagaggatgatgatgaagaggacgaAGATGATGACCCAGATGAGAGAGACTATAAGGTAAGCCCACAGA AAAAGAaggatgacgatgatgaggGGTCTATGCCACCCTACGATCAAGAAACGCAGAGCCTCATTGATg CTGCTCAGAAAGCCAGGGCTGAGTTTGATGAGGCTGAGCGAGCTCTCCGGGAAGTGGATGATCAGATCAG GAACCTCGAGAAAGAAATCTCCTTTGACTTTGGACCCAGTGCTGAGTTCGCCCACCTCTATAGCCAGTGTTACGAGTTGTCTACTAGCGA GTACATCTACAGGCTCTGTCCGTTCAACAGAGTATCTCAGAAACCCAAGTATGGAGGATCAGAAACTAACCTGGG AACATGGGGAAAATGGGCAGGTCCTGAGGATAACATCTACTCTGTGATGAAGTATGAACATGGAACCGGGTGCTGGCAAGGCCCTAACAGATCCACCACG GTTAAGTTAACGTGTGGAAAGGAGACAGTTGTGACGTCTACCTCAGAGCCCAGTCGCTGTGAGTACCTGATGGAGTTCATCAGCCCTGCTGTCTGCCAGGAGCCCCCAAATGTGGATTCAATTAATCATGAGCATGAAGAGCTCTAG